A region of Lycium barbarum isolate Lr01 chromosome 1, ASM1917538v2, whole genome shotgun sequence DNA encodes the following proteins:
- the LOC132602687 gene encoding WUSCHEL-related homeobox 5-like, which produces MGTKCGRWNPTAEQVKVLTDLFRSGLRTPTTDQIQKISSQLSFYGNIESKNVFYWFQNHKARERQKRRRKVLVDEPINEERTRFCQDKNISSNKHFPEITSYNEEPDQAERVIETLQLFPLNSLSEYSESEKLRFFAEEYRENMTFSCNYIGAEMNHPTLDLRLSFFS; this is translated from the exons ATGGGAACAAAATGTGGGCGATGGAATCCAACCGCAGAACAGGTTAAAGTTCTAACTGACCTGTTCAGGTCTGGACTCCGTACACCAACAACAGATCAGATTCAAAAGATATCGTCTCAGTTGAGCTTTTATGGAAACATCGAGAGTAAGAATGTTTTTTATTGGTTCCAAAACCATAAAGCTCGAGAAAGACAGAAACGTCGACGTAAGGTTTTGGTTGATGAACCAATAAATGAAGAGAGAACCCGGTTCTGCCAGGATAAGAATATCTCTTCAAACAAAC aTTTTCCAGAGATAACTAGTTATAATGAAGAGCCGGATCAGGCAGAAAGAGTAATAGAGACTTTGCAACTCTTTCCACTAAATTCATTAAGTGAATATTCCGAGTCGGAGAAGCTAAGGTTTTTCGCAGAGGAATACAGAGAGAACATGACATTTTCTTGCAACTATATCGGGGCTGAAATGAATCATCCAACGTTGGATCTACGTCTAAGCTTCTTCTCGTAG